In Centroberyx gerrardi isolate f3 chromosome 20, fCenGer3.hap1.cur.20231027, whole genome shotgun sequence, a genomic segment contains:
- the lrrc45 gene encoding leucine-rich repeat-containing protein 45: MEDFRRTYLRLCKEGGVEPQESVVAQLQETRGLQGSRLDLSGQSLSADTCSVLARVFHKDAVFTEVSLSDCMLSEEGAKVLLTGLCGNTTVKVLDLKGNNLRSTGAEVLGKLLARNKTLRRLVLEWNALGMWDEAFSVFCEGLASNGALTQLDLRNNQINHNGASELALSLKRNSTLEVLDLRWNNIGLLGGRSLLEAVQHNKTLVQLEMAGNNIPSDTLKALEQTIEHNSDRQSTMRESRSRTQVLSKEIQILKDEKGRQFLNLMETIDRQREEMGRSSRSTTIHVGQLQEALNERKSAVNSLTAKLQMTEAALALSEQKNHNLGELLARVKTEKDEQRERQSRERKKEQEESVLREGKLLREMQNMTETNVQLRNKVEETERRCKSQQQHIFELKQELTNSTAELKLRLAQAEDRLEMEKRRSKQALEDMDSLRQKEVDHVNRHLEESERALQERIFKLEGQRIQLEEELSKAKAACVTERAQAEEELGKVRAQVRLEEQEHVASLEEKLRSVRQSRQEVQTHCSQQKQTIADLQAKNGQQSIEIDGFRRRIDELQQELSGKDQEKVAEVSRVRVELQEQIGHLQAERTAQGGLKEKISALEREMKVLTSSHREAILDKESEISSLLEKLRLREAEIQRMREDEAQRASYLQSAILTYVQGSPLGHYSSPKK; the protein is encoded by the exons ATGGAGGACTTCAGGCGGACATACCTGCGCCTGTGTAAAGAGGGAGGCGTGGAGCCCCAGGAGTCTGTCGTGGCTCAGCTCCAGGAGACCAGGGGGCTTCAGGGCTCCAGACTGGACCTGAGCGGACAGAGCCTGTCTGCGGATACCTGCTCTGTGCTGGCCAGGGTCTTCCACAAAGACGCTGTCTTTACTGAGGTGTCGCTTAGTGACTGCATGCTCAGCGAGGAAG GTGCCAAGGTACTCCTGACTGGACTGTGTGGCAACACAACTGTTAAAGTCCTGGATCTGAAG GGAAATAACCTGAGATCGACAGGGGCTGAGGTGTTGGGGAAGTTGTTGGCACGAAACAAGACTCTGCGAAG GCTGGTGCTGGAGTGGAACGCGCTGGGGATGTGGGACGAGGCCTTCTCGGTCTTTTGCGAGGGCCTGGCCTCCAACGGCGCCCTGACCCAGCTGGACCTGCGCAATAACCAGATCAACCACAACGGGGCCTCGGAGCTCGCTTTGTCACTCAAGCGGAACAGCACCCTGGAAGTTCTAG ATCTGAGGTGGAACAACATCGGTCTGCTGGGCGGCAGGTCTCTTCTGGAGGCTGTACAGCACAACAAGACCCTGGTACAGCTAGAGATGGCAGGGAACAACATACCCAGTGACACACTCAAAGCACttg AGCAGACCATAGAGCATAACTCTGACAGACAGTCCACCATGAGAGAGAGCCGCAGCAGGACCCAGGTCCTCAGCAAGGAGATTCAGATACTTAAGGATGAGAAGGGCcggcag TTCCTAAACCTGATGGAGACCatagacaggcagagggaggagatgggacGCTCCAGCAG GTCAACCACTATTCACGTAGGCCAACTCCAGGAAGCACTGAACGAGAGGAAGTCCGCTGTCAACTCTCTCACTGCCAA ACTGCAGATGACGGAGGCCGCCCTCGCCCTCTCTGAGCAGAAAAACCACAACCTGGGAGAGCTGCTGGCCCGAGTGAAGACAGAGAAGGATGAACAGAGGGAacgacagagcagagagaggaagaaagagcagGAG GAAAGTGTGCTGAGAGAGGGCAAGCTCCTCAGGGAGATGCAGAACATGACAGAAACCAACGTGCAACTCCGAAATAAG gtggaGGAGACGGAGCGCAGGTGTAAGTCTCAGCAGCAGCATATCTTTGAGCTGAAGCAGGAGCTGACCAATAGCACAGCGGAGCTCAAGCTACGACTAGCGCAGGcagaag ACCGTTTGGAAATGGAGAAGAGGCGGTCCAAACAAGCCCTGGAGGACATGGACAGTCTACGCCAGAAAGAG GTGGACCATGTGAATCGCCATctagaagagagcgagagagcgctGCAAGAACGCATCTTCAAACTGGAGGGACAGCGGATACAGTTGGAGGAG GAACTGAGCAAGGCTAAGGCGGCGTGTGTGACGGAGCGGGcccaggcagaggaggagctgggCAAAGTGCGCGCTCAAGTCCGCCTGGAGGAG caggagcaCGTGGCGTCCTTGGAGGAGAAGCTGCGCTCTGTCCGTCAGTCCCGCCAGGAGGTCCAGACCCACTGCTCCCAGCAGAAGCAGACCATCGCTGATCTGCAGGCCAAGAACGGCCAGCAGAGCATCGAGATCGACGGCTTCCGACGCAGGATAGACGAGCTCCAGCAG GAGTTGTCGGGTAAGGACCAGGAGAAGGTGGCCGAGGTCAGCCGGGTGAgggtggagctgcaggagcaAATTGGACATTTGCAAGCAGAGCGGACGGCACAGGGGGGACTCAAAGAGAAAATCAGCGCTctggaaagagagatgaaag TACTGACCAGCAGCCACCGGGAGGCGATCCTCGACAAAGAAAGCGAGATCTCCTCCCTGCTGGAGAAGCTCCGGCTGCGGGAGGCGGAGATCCAGAGGATGAGGGAGGACGAGGCCCAGAGAGCCAGCTACCTGCAGAGCGCCATCCTCACCTACGTCCAGGGCTCGCCGCTGGGCCACTACAGCAGCCCCAAGAAATGA